In Halovulum dunhuangense, one genomic interval encodes:
- the pyk gene encoding pyruvate kinase, with protein sequence MLRRNRNVKIVATLGPASSSYEIIRELFLAGADVFRLNMSHGTHEDIRRRHEMIRDLEVEMDRPISILADLQGPKLRCGVFANGSEMLEEGAPFRFDLEKAEGDATRVSLPHPEIFQALEIGSTLLVNDGKIRLRVRDLSESHADCVVEVGGEISNRKGVNVPDVVLPLAALSEKDRKDLEFVCALGVDWLALSFVQRGKDVEEARELARGRAAILSKIEKPAAVKAFDEILEASDGIMVARGDLGVELPVQALPPIQKRLVRKCRRVGKPVIVATQMMESMISSPVPTRAEVSDVAQAIYEGADAVMLSAESAAGEYPVEAVETMNNVAESVESDETYRQIIEASRTPSKQSVGEAITAAAREVAETTDVKAICCFTHSGTTASLMSREKPRVPILALTPKPATARRLNLTWGLHCVVTPEVERFKMAVVSAARAAKAHGFGTDKDFIVVTAGVPFNTPGSTNILRVAPVDEKKIVDGGPE encoded by the coding sequence ATGCTACGACGCAATCGCAACGTGAAGATCGTCGCCACGTTGGGTCCGGCATCCAGCAGCTACGAGATCATCAGAGAGCTGTTCCTTGCAGGGGCGGACGTCTTTCGTCTGAACATGTCCCATGGCACCCACGAGGACATCCGCCGGCGGCATGAGATGATCCGCGATCTGGAGGTCGAGATGGACCGCCCGATCTCGATCCTTGCCGACCTCCAGGGCCCGAAGCTGCGCTGCGGCGTGTTCGCGAACGGCTCGGAAATGCTGGAGGAAGGCGCGCCCTTCCGCTTTGACCTGGAAAAGGCCGAGGGGGACGCGACCCGCGTGAGCCTGCCGCATCCCGAGATCTTCCAGGCGTTGGAGATCGGCTCCACCCTGCTGGTCAACGACGGCAAGATCCGCCTGCGGGTCCGTGACCTGAGCGAGAGCCATGCCGATTGCGTGGTCGAGGTCGGGGGCGAGATTTCGAACCGCAAGGGGGTGAACGTGCCCGATGTGGTGCTGCCGCTGGCGGCGCTGTCGGAAAAGGACCGCAAGGATCTGGAATTCGTCTGCGCGCTGGGCGTGGACTGGCTTGCGCTGTCCTTCGTGCAGCGCGGCAAGGATGTCGAGGAGGCCCGCGAACTGGCGCGCGGGCGGGCCGCGATCCTGTCCAAGATCGAGAAACCGGCCGCCGTGAAGGCCTTCGACGAGATCCTCGAGGCATCCGACGGGATCATGGTCGCGCGCGGCGATCTGGGCGTGGAACTGCCGGTGCAGGCGCTGCCGCCGATCCAGAAGCGGCTGGTGCGCAAGTGCCGCCGCGTGGGCAAGCCGGTGATCGTCGCGACCCAGATGATGGAGAGCATGATCTCGAGCCCGGTGCCGACCCGCGCCGAGGTGTCGGACGTGGCGCAGGCCATCTACGAGGGTGCCGACGCGGTGATGCTGTCGGCCGAGTCGGCCGCCGGCGAATACCCGGTCGAGGCGGTGGAGACGATGAACAACGTCGCCGAATCGGTCGAGAGCGACGAGACCTATCGCCAGATCATCGAAGCCTCGCGCACGCCGTCCAAGCAGTCGGTGGGCGAGGCGATCACCGCCGCCGCCCGCGAAGTGGCCGAGACGACGGATGTGAAGGCGATCTGCTGCTTCACCCATTCGGGCACCACCGCCAGCCTGATGAGCCGCGAAAAGCCCCGCGTGCCGATCCTGGCCCTGACCCCGAAACCCGCGACGGCGCGGCGGCTGAACCTGACCTGGGGCCTGCACTGCGTGGTCACGCCCGAGGTGGAGCGCTTCAAGATGGCCGTGGTCAGTGCCGCACGCGCAGCCAAGGCGCATGGATTCGGTACTGACAAGGACTTTATCGTGGTAACTGCGGGCGTGCCGTTCAACACGCCGGGATCCACCAACATCCTGCGCGTCGCCCCGGTGGACGAAAAGAAGATCGTGGACGGCGGGCCGGAATAG
- the rpmI gene encoding 50S ribosomal protein L35: MPKMKTKSSAKKRFKMTASGLVKAGQAGKRHGMIKRTTKFIRTARGTTTLSEPDAKIVKSYMPYNR, translated from the coding sequence ATGCCCAAGATGAAGACAAAGTCGAGCGCCAAGAAGCGCTTCAAGATGACGGCCTCCGGGCTCGTCAAGGCCGGCCAGGCGGGCAAGCGCCACGGCATGATCAAGCGGACGACCAAGTTCATCCGGACGGCGCGTGGCACCACCACGCTGAGCGAGCCGGATGCGAAGATCGTCAAGTCCTACATGCCGTACAACCGCTGA
- the rplT gene encoding 50S ribosomal protein L20, with translation MSRVKGGTTTHARHRKVIKAAKGYYGARSTNFRTATQAVDKALQYATRDRKVKKRNFRALWIQRINAGVRAYDESLNYSQFMGGLAKAGIEVDRKVLADLAVHEPAAFNAIVDQAKAAL, from the coding sequence ATGTCTCGAGTGAAAGGTGGAACGACCACCCACGCCCGCCACCGCAAGGTAATCAAGGCTGCCAAGGGCTACTACGGCGCGCGCAGCACCAACTTCCGGACCGCGACGCAGGCTGTCGACAAGGCACTGCAGTACGCGACCCGCGACCGCAAGGTGAAGAAGCGGAACTTCCGCGCCCTGTGGATCCAGCGGATCAACGCCGGCGTTCGTGCCTATGACGAAAGCCTGAACTACTCGCAGTTCATGGGCGGTCTGGCCAAGGCCGGGATCGAGGTGGACCGCAAGGTGCTGGCCGATCTGGCCGTGCACGAACCGGCGGCGTTCAACGCCATCGTGGATCAGGCGAAGGCCGCTCTCTGA
- the pheS gene encoding phenylalanine--tRNA ligase subunit alpha: MEDLAALKDKYVGQIAGAADEAALEAVRLAALGKKGEISLMMRSLGGMSPEERQSFGPALNALKTELSDAIAARRDALAEAALEKRLAREWVDVTQPPRPQPEGTIHPISQVMEEVIAIFADLGYAVAEGPQIETDWYNFDALNIPAEHPSRTEMDTFYMHRDPGDNRPPHVLRTHTSPVQIRYMEQHGVPCRIIAPGRVYRADYDQTHTPMFHQYEGLCIDRDVSMANLKWTLEEFCRAFFEVDGVELRFRASHFPFTEPSAEVDIRCSWEGGQLKIGEGDDWLEILGSGMVHPKVLAAAGVDPDKWQGFAFGMGIDRIAMLKYGIPDLRAFFDSDLRWLRHYGFRTLDVPRLYA, translated from the coding sequence ATGGAAGATCTCGCAGCGCTCAAGGACAAGTATGTCGGCCAGATCGCCGGCGCGGCGGACGAGGCCGCGCTCGAGGCGGTGCGGCTTGCCGCCCTTGGAAAGAAGGGCGAGATCAGCCTGATGATGCGCAGCCTGGGTGGCATGAGCCCGGAAGAGCGGCAGAGCTTCGGGCCCGCGCTGAACGCGCTCAAGACCGAACTGTCGGACGCCATTGCCGCGCGGCGCGACGCCCTGGCAGAGGCGGCGCTGGAAAAGCGGCTGGCGCGGGAATGGGTGGACGTGACCCAGCCGCCCCGTCCGCAGCCCGAGGGCACGATCCATCCGATCAGCCAGGTCATGGAAGAGGTCATCGCGATCTTTGCCGATCTTGGCTACGCGGTCGCCGAGGGCCCGCAGATCGAGACGGACTGGTACAATTTCGACGCGCTGAACATCCCGGCGGAGCATCCTTCGCGCACCGAGATGGACACCTTCTACATGCACCGCGACCCGGGCGACAATCGCCCGCCGCATGTGCTGCGCACCCATACCTCGCCGGTGCAGATCCGGTACATGGAACAGCATGGCGTGCCCTGCCGGATCATTGCGCCGGGCCGCGTCTATCGCGCCGACTATGACCAGACGCACACGCCGATGTTCCACCAGTACGAGGGGCTGTGCATCGACCGGGACGTGTCGATGGCCAACCTGAAATGGACGCTCGAGGAGTTCTGCCGCGCCTTCTTCGAGGTTGACGGGGTCGAACTGCGGTTCCGCGCCTCGCATTTCCCCTTTACCGAGCCGTCGGCCGAGGTGGATATCCGCTGTTCGTGGGAAGGCGGTCAACTCAAGATCGGCGAGGGCGACGACTGGCTTGAAATCCTTGGCTCGGGCATGGTCCATCCCAAGGTGCTGGCCGCTGCCGGTGTCGATCCGGACAAGTGGCAGGGGTTCGCCTTCGGCATGGGGATCGACCGGATCGCGATGCTGAAATACGGAATCCCGGATCTGCGTGCCTTCTTCGACAGCGACCTGCGCTGGCTGCGGCACTACGGCTTCCGCACGCTGGACGTTCCGCGGCTTTACGCCTGA
- the pheT gene encoding phenylalanine--tRNA ligase subunit beta, with the protein MKFTLSWLKEHLDTEATVEEIAEALTDLGLEVEGVSDPAEVLGAFTVGEVLEAEKHPDADRLRVCRVLTAKGEQQIICGAPNARAGIKVVVAQPGDYIPGIDVTIQVGKIRGIESHGMMLSEREMQLSDAHEGIVELGADAVVGQRYIDYAGKNDPMIHVAITPNRPDALGVRGIARDLAARGLGTLKPQVTEPVPGSYVSPVRVTLDDSVSEKACSLFLGRMIRGVKNGPSPAWLQDRLRAIGLRPISALVDVTNFLTYDQNRPLHVFDADKVSGDLVVRRAEAGETLLALDEKTYTFEGTETVIADDNGVESIGGIMGGHASGCTTDTVNVFLEAAYFDPVLTAETGRKLKINSDARYRFERGIDPTFTPEGIEIATRMILDLCGGEASEVVTAGAVPDVARFYRLNSSRVSSLVGMDIPEDDQIRILTALGFGVAKEAGGVEVWVPSWRPDVQGEADLVEEIARITSLTRLEGRPMARAAGVQRPILTLRQLRESTTRRRIASLGYNECVTYSFIDERSAALFGGGTDAVKLGNPISSEMSHLRPDLLPGLLQAAARNQARGFGDLMLFEVGPAWTGGEPEDQLFLASGLRVGHTAPRNAFGSRRPVDVFDAKADAEAVLAELGAPAKLMVLRNAPGWFHPGRSGVLSLGPKTPLAVFGELHPRVLDALDVKGPAVAFTLFPMALPQPKKSGPTRPALEISDFQAVERDFAFVVDAEVAAEAILKAAQGADKALVDSVSVFDVFAGERAEAQMGAGKKSVAIAVRLQPRTGTLTDKEIEAAAGRIVAAVTKATGGTLRG; encoded by the coding sequence ATGAAATTCACGCTTTCCTGGCTCAAGGAACATCTGGACACCGAGGCCACGGTCGAGGAGATCGCGGAAGCCCTGACCGATCTCGGACTCGAGGTCGAGGGCGTGTCCGATCCCGCCGAGGTACTGGGCGCCTTTACCGTGGGCGAGGTGCTGGAGGCAGAGAAGCATCCGGATGCCGATCGCCTTCGTGTGTGCCGCGTGCTGACCGCGAAAGGAGAGCAGCAGATCATCTGCGGCGCCCCGAATGCGCGCGCCGGCATAAAGGTCGTGGTCGCACAGCCCGGCGACTACATTCCGGGCATCGACGTCACGATCCAGGTGGGCAAGATCCGCGGCATCGAAAGCCACGGCATGATGCTGTCCGAGCGCGAGATGCAGCTGTCGGATGCCCATGAGGGCATCGTGGAACTGGGCGCCGATGCCGTCGTTGGGCAGCGCTACATCGACTATGCCGGCAAGAACGATCCGATGATCCATGTCGCGATCACCCCGAACCGGCCCGATGCGCTGGGTGTCCGCGGCATCGCGCGCGACCTTGCGGCGCGGGGTCTCGGCACGCTCAAGCCGCAGGTGACGGAACCGGTGCCGGGAAGCTACGTCTCGCCCGTCCGGGTGACGCTGGACGACAGCGTGTCGGAAAAGGCCTGCTCGCTGTTCCTGGGCCGCATGATCCGTGGCGTGAAGAACGGACCGTCGCCCGCATGGTTGCAGGACCGGCTGCGCGCGATCGGGCTTCGGCCGATCTCGGCGCTGGTGGATGTGACCAATTTCCTTACCTATGACCAGAACCGCCCGTTGCACGTCTTCGACGCGGACAAGGTCAGCGGCGATCTGGTGGTGCGGCGTGCCGAGGCGGGCGAAACGCTGCTGGCGCTGGACGAGAAGACCTATACCTTCGAGGGCACCGAGACCGTCATCGCCGACGACAACGGCGTCGAGTCGATCGGCGGGATCATGGGCGGCCACGCGTCCGGCTGCACGACGGACACGGTGAACGTCTTCCTCGAGGCGGCCTATTTCGATCCCGTCCTGACGGCCGAGACCGGCCGCAAGCTCAAGATCAATTCCGACGCGCGCTACCGCTTCGAGCGGGGCATCGACCCGACCTTCACCCCCGAAGGCATCGAGATTGCCACCCGCATGATCCTGGATCTGTGCGGCGGCGAGGCGTCCGAAGTGGTGACCGCGGGGGCGGTTCCCGATGTTGCGCGGTTCTACCGCCTGAACAGCTCGCGCGTGTCCAGCCTTGTCGGCATGGACATTCCCGAGGACGACCAGATCCGCATCCTGACCGCGCTGGGCTTCGGCGTCGCGAAAGAGGCGGGCGGCGTCGAGGTCTGGGTGCCCAGCTGGCGCCCCGACGTGCAAGGCGAGGCCGACCTGGTCGAGGAGATCGCGCGAATCACGTCGCTGACCCGGCTCGAGGGCAGGCCGATGGCGCGGGCGGCAGGCGTGCAGCGCCCGATCCTGACGCTGCGCCAGCTGCGCGAAAGCACCACGCGGCGGCGGATCGCGTCGCTTGGCTACAACGAGTGCGTCACCTATTCCTTCATCGACGAACGCAGCGCCGCTCTGTTCGGCGGGGGCACCGATGCGGTCAAGCTGGGCAACCCGATCTCGTCCGAGATGAGCCACCTGCGGCCCGACCTGCTGCCGGGGCTGCTACAGGCCGCCGCCCGCAACCAGGCGCGCGGTTTCGGTGACCTGATGCTGTTCGAGGTCGGCCCCGCATGGACCGGCGGCGAGCCCGAGGACCAGCTTTTCCTGGCCAGCGGCCTGCGTGTCGGCCACACCGCGCCACGCAACGCTTTTGGCAGTCGCCGCCCGGTCGATGTGTTCGACGCCAAGGCCGATGCCGAGGCGGTGCTGGCCGAACTGGGCGCCCCCGCGAAGCTGATGGTGCTGCGAAACGCGCCCGGCTGGTTCCATCCCGGTCGCTCGGGCGTGCTGAGCCTTGGCCCCAAGACGCCGCTGGCGGTGTTCGGTGAACTGCATCCGCGGGTGCTGGACGCGCTGGACGTGAAGGGGCCGGCGGTCGCCTTCACGCTGTTCCCGATGGCGCTGCCGCAGCCGAAGAAGTCCGGACCGACCCGGCCGGCGCTGGAAATCTCCGATTTCCAGGCGGTCGAGCGCGATTTCGCCTTTGTCGTTGACGCCGAGGTCGCCGCGGAGGCGATCCTCAAGGCGGCACAGGGCGCGGACAAGGCGCTGGTGGACAGCGTCAGCGTCTTCGACGTCTTTGCCGGCGAGCGGGCCGAGGCGCAGATGGGTGCGGGCAAGAAATCCGTCGCCATCGCCGTGCGGCTGCAACCGAGAACAGGCACGCTGACCGACAAGGAAATCGAGGCTGCGGCGGGCAGGATCGTCGCCGCCGTGACCAAGGCGACGGGGGGCACCCTGCGCGGCTGA
- a CDS encoding YtoQ family protein: MQLKVYLSGEIHTDWREEIAHGVRDAGLDVSLSGPVTDHAASDDCGVAILGAEDNKFWHDRKGALLNSIRTRKGIEDADVVVVRFGDEYKQWNAAFDAGYAAALGKSLIILHGPHHAHALKEVDAAAQAVAETPAQVVDLLRYVLTGALPA, translated from the coding sequence ATGCAACTGAAGGTCTATCTGTCCGGAGAGATCCACACCGACTGGCGCGAGGAAATCGCCCATGGCGTGCGCGATGCGGGACTCGATGTCAGCCTGTCCGGTCCGGTGACGGATCATGCCGCGTCCGACGATTGCGGCGTGGCCATTCTGGGCGCCGAGGACAACAAGTTTTGGCATGACCGCAAGGGCGCGCTTCTGAACTCTATCCGGACCCGCAAGGGGATCGAGGATGCCGACGTGGTCGTCGTGCGTTTCGGCGACGAGTACAAGCAGTGGAATGCGGCCTTTGATGCGGGCTATGCGGCCGCGCTTGGCAAGTCGCTGATCATCCTGCACGGGCCGCACCACGCCCATGCGCTGAAGGAAGTGGACGCCGCGGCACAGGCCGTGGCCGAGACGCCGGCGCAGGTCGTCGATCTGTTGCGCTACGTCCTGACCGGGGCGCTGCCGGCCTGA
- a CDS encoding usg protein: MRTGSITENMLLGHGLTTAEILYWMPDHQQVLQSFTWQEYDKAPEFPRLHRFIDFWREELEGPLHSVRYSHQHLVRPGEWRKVDGVILLN, encoded by the coding sequence ATGCGAACGGGCAGCATAACGGAGAACATGCTTCTGGGGCACGGGCTTACGACGGCGGAAATCCTTTACTGGATGCCGGATCACCAGCAGGTGCTCCAGAGCTTCACTTGGCAGGAGTATGACAAGGCGCCGGAGTTTCCGCGCCTGCACCGCTTCATCGACTTCTGGCGCGAGGAACTGGAGGGGCCGCTTCATTCAGTGCGGTATTCGCACCAGCATCTTGTCCGGCCGGGCGAGTGGCGCAAGGTGGACGGTGTCATACTGCTGAACTGA
- the mscL gene encoding large conductance mechanosensitive channel protein MscL has translation MLNEFKAFIARGNVMDMAVGIIVGAAFTAIVSSVVADLIQPLIGLILGGIDFTNYFIALDGGDYSTLAAAQEAGAATFNYGNFITAMINFLIIAFVVFLLVKAVNRIRDAAAKPKEAAPESPKGPSQEELLAEIRDLLKAQRQG, from the coding sequence ATGTTGAATGAATTCAAGGCGTTCATCGCGCGTGGCAACGTGATGGACATGGCGGTCGGCATCATCGTCGGGGCCGCCTTCACCGCGATCGTCAGCTCGGTCGTGGCCGACCTGATCCAGCCGCTCATCGGTCTGATCCTGGGCGGGATCGATTTCACCAACTACTTCATCGCGCTCGACGGGGGCGATTACAGCACCCTTGCCGCGGCGCAGGAGGCTGGGGCCGCCACCTTCAACTACGGCAATTTCATCACGGCGATGATCAATTTCCTGATCATCGCCTTTGTCGTGTTCCTGCTGGTCAAGGCGGTGAACCGGATCCGCGATGCGGCGGCAAAGCCGAAGGAAGCCGCGCCGGAAAGCCCGAAGGGCCCCAGCCAGGAGGAATTGCTGGCCGAGATCCGCGACCTGCTCAAGGCGCAGCGCCAGGGCTGA
- the ald gene encoding alanine dehydrogenase, which produces MRIGCPKEIKNQEYRVGLTPMAAQEAVHAGHEVLIERGAGTGAGFDDDAYRAAGARIADTADEVFETAELIVKVKEPQPAERKRLREGQVLFTYLHLAPDPDQTRDLLDAGVTAIAYETVTDRAGGLPLLAPMSEVAGRLAPQVGAWTLQKANGGRGVLMGGVPGVGPAQVAVIGGGVVGTHAARIAAGMGAEVTVLDLSLPRLRHLEETFGHVFRTRYASKANVQELVAASDMVIGAVLIPGAAAPKLVSRADLSTMKPGAVLVDVAIDQGGCFETSRPTTHDDPIYDVDGIMHYCVANMPGAVARTSTIALGNATMPFMLAIANKGWRRACQEDPHLLNGLNVHRGRLTLAAAGMALGIETVTPEKAIAA; this is translated from the coding sequence ATGCGCATCGGTTGCCCGAAAGAGATCAAGAACCAGGAATATCGCGTCGGCCTGACGCCAATGGCGGCACAGGAGGCTGTCCATGCCGGCCACGAGGTGTTGATCGAGCGCGGGGCCGGAACCGGCGCGGGCTTTGACGACGACGCCTACCGCGCGGCAGGTGCGCGGATCGCGGACACCGCGGATGAGGTCTTCGAGACAGCGGAACTGATCGTCAAGGTCAAGGAACCCCAGCCCGCGGAACGCAAGCGCCTGCGCGAAGGGCAGGTTCTTTTCACCTATCTGCACCTTGCACCCGACCCCGACCAGACCCGGGATCTGCTGGACGCAGGCGTGACGGCCATCGCCTACGAGACGGTAACCGACCGCGCAGGCGGGCTGCCCCTGCTTGCCCCCATGTCCGAGGTGGCCGGGCGTCTTGCCCCGCAGGTGGGCGCCTGGACGCTACAGAAGGCAAATGGCGGGCGCGGTGTCCTGATGGGCGGCGTGCCGGGCGTGGGTCCGGCGCAGGTGGCCGTGATCGGCGGCGGGGTCGTCGGCACCCATGCCGCGCGCATCGCTGCCGGAATGGGGGCAGAGGTCACGGTCCTCGACCTTTCGCTGCCACGCTTGCGCCACCTCGAGGAAACCTTTGGCCATGTGTTCCGGACCCGCTACGCGTCGAAGGCCAATGTCCAGGAACTGGTCGCCGCATCGGACATGGTGATCGGCGCGGTGCTGATCCCCGGGGCCGCAGCGCCCAAGCTGGTCAGCCGTGCGGATCTGTCCACGATGAAGCCCGGCGCGGTGCTGGTCGATGTGGCGATCGACCAGGGCGGCTGCTTCGAGACATCGCGCCCCACGACCCATGACGACCCGATATACGACGTGGACGGGATCATGCATTACTGCGTCGCCAACATGCCGGGCGCGGTGGCGCGTACCTCGACCATCGCGCTGGGCAACGCGACGATGCCCTTCATGCTGGCCATCGCGAACAAGGGCTGGCGCCGCGCCTGCCAGGAAGACCCGCATCTGCTGAACGGCCTGAACGTGCATCGCGGCCGCCTGACGCTTGCCGCCGCGGGCATGGCGCTGGGCATAGAGACGGTGACGCCCGAAAAGGCGATTGCCGCCTGA
- a CDS encoding AzlD domain-containing protein: MTAISDAKVWAVIILLGIGTYLIRFSFLGLIGDRRLPPLVLRLLRFTPVAVLPALVAPMVAWPAATGGELDPARILAAAAAAAIGIGTRSVLGAIAGGMAALYLGIFVLF, from the coding sequence ATGACCGCGATTTCCGACGCCAAGGTCTGGGCCGTCATCATCCTTCTGGGGATCGGCACCTACCTGATCCGTTTCTCGTTCCTCGGCCTGATCGGCGACCGCAGGCTGCCGCCGCTGGTGCTGCGACTCTTGCGCTTCACGCCCGTCGCCGTGCTGCCGGCGCTGGTGGCCCCCATGGTCGCCTGGCCGGCCGCCACGGGGGGCGAACTTGACCCCGCGCGCATCCTGGCCGCGGCAGCCGCGGCAGCGATCGGGATCGGGACGCGCTCCGTTCTGGGCGCGATCGCAGGTGGGATGGCCGCGCTCTACCTGGGCATCTTCGTCCTGTTCTGA
- a CDS encoding AzlC family ABC transporter permease, whose product MTDQTRSAFVSGFFGSLPFVTVIIPFAMLFGVVATEAGLDLLQTMSMSFFVIAGASQFVAVQLLADQAPTLIILASALAVNMRMAMYSAALVPHLGAAPLWQRAFAAYLLVDQSYGIAIKRYEEDPPLGRPQKMAYFFGTIVLICPLWYLFTWIGAEVGTAIPPEYALDFAVPITFIALIAPQLKSLAHLAAALVSVVTALALAWMPYSTGVLVAAVAAMATGAAVEIWMERRR is encoded by the coding sequence ATGACAGACCAGACCAGATCCGCCTTCGTTTCCGGCTTTTTCGGCAGCCTTCCCTTCGTGACGGTGATCATTCCCTTCGCGATGCTGTTCGGCGTGGTCGCGACCGAGGCGGGGCTCGACCTGCTTCAGACCATGTCGATGAGCTTTTTCGTGATCGCCGGCGCCTCGCAATTCGTGGCGGTGCAGTTGCTGGCCGACCAGGCGCCGACCCTGATCATCCTTGCCAGCGCGCTGGCGGTGAACATGCGCATGGCGATGTATTCCGCGGCGCTGGTGCCGCATCTTGGGGCGGCCCCGCTCTGGCAGCGGGCCTTTGCGGCCTATCTGCTGGTCGACCAGAGCTACGGCATCGCGATCAAGCGCTACGAGGAGGACCCGCCCCTAGGCCGGCCGCAGAAGATGGCGTATTTCTTCGGGACCATCGTGCTGATCTGCCCGCTTTGGTACTTGTTCACCTGGATCGGCGCAGAGGTCGGCACGGCGATCCCGCCGGAATACGCGCTCGATTTCGCGGTGCCGATCACCTTCATCGCGCTGATCGCACCGCAGTTGAAAAGCCTCGCCCATCTGGCGGCGGCGCTGGTATCGGTCGTGACGGCGCTGGCACTCGCCTGGATGCCCTACAGCACCGGCGTCCTGGTCGCGGCTGTGGCGGCCATGGCGACCGGCGCGGCGGTGGAAATCTGGATGGAGCGCCGCCGATGA
- a CDS encoding formate dehydrogenase accessory sulfurtransferase FdhD: MTRLPILPDPENPRLTRPVEALDQHGQRQQIRVVEERPLTIYLNSQEIVTAMTIGDYPEYLAVGYLANQGMLLPADRITGVDFDEEVETVVVRTERATDYEDKLKRKTRTSGCAVGTVFGDMMEGLDGLELPATPVRTSDLYALAHRINTMPSLYLEAGAIHGTVLCQGDQALVYMEDVGRHNAVDKIAGWMRLNGVEGGDKLLYTTGRLTSEMVIKTALMGIPALASRSGFTAWGVEIARQVGLTLVGRMRGQRFLCLSGEERLVRDADPGRAPEEPRGSRRKGAEDA, encoded by the coding sequence ATGACACGCCTGCCGATCCTGCCCGACCCTGAAAATCCCCGCCTGACCCGCCCGGTCGAGGCGCTGGACCAGCACGGCCAGCGGCAGCAGATCCGCGTCGTGGAAGAGCGGCCGCTCACGATCTATCTCAACAGCCAGGAGATCGTGACCGCCATGACCATCGGGGATTACCCCGAGTACCTGGCGGTCGGCTACCTCGCGAACCAGGGCATGCTGCTTCCGGCGGACAGGATCACCGGCGTCGATTTCGACGAGGAAGTGGAAACCGTCGTCGTGCGCACCGAACGCGCCACCGACTACGAGGACAAGCTCAAGCGCAAGACCCGCACCTCGGGCTGCGCCGTGGGCACGGTCTTTGGCGACATGATGGAGGGGCTCGACGGGCTGGAACTGCCGGCGACGCCGGTGCGGACCTCGGATCTCTATGCGCTGGCGCACCGGATCAACACGATGCCCAGCCTTTATCTCGAGGCGGGGGCGATCCACGGCACGGTGCTGTGCCAGGGTGACCAGGCGCTTGTCTACATGGAAGATGTCGGGCGCCACAACGCGGTGGACAAGATCGCCGGCTGGATGCGGCTGAACGGTGTCGAGGGTGGGGACAAGCTGCTCTACACCACGGGACGGCTGACCTCCGAGATGGTCATAAAGACGGCGCTGATGGGGATACCGGCGCTTGCCTCCCGCTCGGGCTTCACCGCCTGGGGGGTAGAGATCGCGCGGCAGGTGGGCCTGACGCTGGTCGGCCGGATGCGCGGGCAGCGCTTCCTGTGCCTGTCGGGAGAGGAGCGGCTGGTGCGCGACGCCGACCCGGGCCGCGCGCCCGAAGAGCCGCGCGGCAGCCGTAGGAAAGGGGCCGAGGATGCGTGA
- the mobA gene encoding molybdenum cofactor guanylyltransferase MobA — protein MREVPGLTVGVVLAGGLATRMGGGDKCLLNLAGRPMLSHVIDRLAPQVDAVVLNANGDATRFARFGLTVVADGVSGFPGPLAGVLAGMDAAAELGAEAIVTVAGDTPFFPQDLTARLRAAAAEAAVPIALAATPDPRRGVSRHPTFGLWPVDLRHDLRRALGEGVRKVVLWTDDHGCASAVFDTDAGDPFFNVNTPQDLEAARSWLDRAG, from the coding sequence ATGCGTGAGGTGCCCGGGCTGACGGTCGGCGTGGTGCTGGCTGGCGGTCTTGCGACCCGCATGGGCGGGGGCGACAAGTGCCTGCTGAACCTTGCCGGCCGCCCGATGCTGAGCCATGTGATCGACCGGCTCGCCCCGCAGGTGGATGCGGTCGTGCTGAATGCGAACGGCGATGCGACCCGCTTTGCCCGCTTCGGCTTGACCGTGGTCGCCGATGGTGTCAGCGGCTTTCCCGGCCCGCTTGCCGGCGTGCTGGCGGGGATGGACGCCGCCGCCGAACTGGGGGCCGAGGCGATCGTCACCGTCGCGGGCGACACGCCGTTCTTTCCGCAGGACCTAACCGCGCGTCTTCGCGCGGCGGCGGCCGAGGCGGCGGTGCCGATCGCGCTGGCGGCGACCCCCGATCCGCGGCGTGGCGTGTCGCGTCATCCGACCTTTGGCCTGTGGCCCGTGGACCTGCGTCACGACCTGCGCCGCGCGCTGGGCGAGGGGGTGCGCAAGGTGGTGCTCTGGACCGACGATCACGGCTGCGCCAGCGCGGTGTTCGACACCGATGCCGGCGATCCCTTCTTCAACGTCAACACGCCTCAGGATCTGGAGGCTGCCCGCAGCTGGCTGGACCGGGCCGGATGA